One Planctomycetota bacterium genomic window carries:
- a CDS encoding uroporphyrinogen decarboxylase family protein: MAEPMTSRERFQRMFDHREADRVPIIDGPWGATIERWQAEGMPKGTSYVDFFGLDKTVGIGVDNSPRFPRKTLEETDTYSVYTTNWGATQRTWKHAASTPEFLAHTVVDADSWRKAKERMLPTLDRVNWDHLREHYPLWERQGYWIEAGFWFGFDVTHSWFVGTERVLMALATDPEWVVDIFHTMLDLDLALFQKVWDEGYRFHAIRWPDDMGYKGHQFFSPKMYRELVKPVHRRAIEWAHAKGIPAILHSCGDVNPFLPDFIEMGLDGLNPLEVKAGMDPLAIKKQYGDKLLLHGGVNAVLWDDFDAIAAEMRRVVPVLKQGGGYIFSSDHSVPSSVSLENFRRIVELAKELGAYE; encoded by the coding sequence ATGGCTGAGCCAATGACCTCCCGCGAGCGCTTCCAGCGCATGTTCGACCACCGCGAGGCCGACCGCGTGCCCATCATTGACGGGCCGTGGGGCGCCACCATCGAACGCTGGCAAGCCGAGGGCATGCCCAAAGGCACGTCCTACGTGGACTTCTTCGGCCTCGACAAGACCGTGGGCATCGGCGTGGACAACAGCCCCCGCTTCCCCCGCAAGACGCTCGAGGAGACCGACACCTACTCGGTCTACACCACCAACTGGGGCGCCACCCAGCGCACCTGGAAGCACGCCGCCTCGACCCCCGAGTTCCTCGCCCACACGGTGGTGGACGCCGACTCGTGGCGCAAGGCCAAGGAGCGCATGCTGCCCACCCTCGACCGCGTGAACTGGGACCACCTGCGAGAGCATTACCCCCTCTGGGAGCGGCAAGGCTACTGGATCGAGGCCGGCTTCTGGTTCGGCTTCGACGTCACCCACTCCTGGTTCGTCGGCACCGAGCGCGTGCTCATGGCCCTCGCCACCGACCCCGAGTGGGTGGTGGACATCTTTCACACGATGCTGGACCTCGACCTCGCGCTGTTCCAGAAGGTGTGGGACGAGGGCTACCGCTTCCACGCCATCCGCTGGCCCGACGACATGGGCTACAAGGGCCACCAGTTCTTCTCGCCGAAGATGTACCGCGAACTGGTCAAGCCCGTGCACCGCCGCGCCATCGAGTGGGCGCACGCCAAAGGCATCCCCGCCATCCTCCACTCGTGCGGCGACGTGAATCCCTTCCTGCCCGACTTCATCGAGATGGGCCTCGACGGCCTGAACCCCCTCGAGGTGAAGGCGGGCATGGACCCCCTCGCCATCAAGAAGCAGTATGGCGACAAGCTGCTGCTCCACGGCGGCGTGAACGCGGTGTTGTGGGACGACTTCGACGCCATCGCGGCCGAGATGCGCCGTGTGGTGCCCGTGCTCAAGCAGGGCGGCGGCTACATCTTCTCCAGCGACCACTCGGTGCCGTCATCCGTCAGCCTCGAGAACTTCCGCCGCATCGTCGAACTGGCGAAGGAACTGGGGGCGTATGAGTGA
- a CDS encoding AbrB/MazE/SpoVT family DNA-binding domain-containing protein yields the protein MATTKVDHFGRVVIPKPIRDDLGLDAGTELAVEKNGDTVTLRPTDHSPRLKRKGHVLVFAGGRATGDMTDIIRKVREERDRMVWGLDEP from the coding sequence ATGGCAACCACCAAGGTGGACCATTTCGGCCGCGTGGTCATCCCAAAGCCGATCCGCGATGACCTCGGCCTTGACGCCGGCACAGAACTCGCTGTGGAGAAGAACGGGGACACGGTTACGTTGCGGCCTACTGACCATTCGCCACGCCTGAAGCGTAAGGGCCACGTTCTGGTGTTCGCCGGGGGCAGAGCCACCGGAGACATGACGGATATCATCCGCAAGGTGCGTGAAGAGCGCGACCGGATGGTCTGGGGCCTGGACGAGCCGTGA
- a CDS encoding NAD(P)-dependent oxidoreductase, producing MARRQKCRLLVNLPPGFFQCPQLKGVFARLRRLATLRQRSHNQAEEIARDLAWADAVIMWGWPTLTPELLARAPRLRFAGHLNLNQAGARAELEHGLAVSEARRGWSPAVAEMALALTLSGLRRLSDYHAAMRAGTEHWVSNFPLDIDPTERQLTGRAVGIVGFGGIGQRLAELLAPFHVALRTYDPFLPKAVAKRFGARLVGLMELCRESEIVVLCAANNAGTHHLLGKKEIAALQRNALLVNVGRAWLVDMQALEQRLRKGDLFAALDVFEKEPLEKDSPLRTLPNAWLTPHRAGAPMESVVRIVTMLVDDFEAFLRGRPRQHALTLDMLHCLHG from the coding sequence ATGGCCCGACGCCAGAAGTGCCGCCTGCTGGTGAACCTGCCCCCCGGCTTCTTCCAGTGCCCGCAGCTCAAGGGCGTGTTCGCCCGATTGCGCAGGCTGGCCACCCTGCGCCAGCGCTCGCACAATCAGGCCGAGGAGATCGCGCGCGACCTGGCCTGGGCCGACGCGGTGATCATGTGGGGCTGGCCCACGCTCACGCCCGAGCTGCTGGCCCGGGCGCCCCGCCTGCGATTCGCCGGCCACCTGAACCTGAATCAGGCCGGGGCGCGGGCCGAGCTGGAGCACGGCCTCGCCGTCTCCGAGGCGCGCCGCGGCTGGTCGCCCGCCGTGGCCGAGATGGCCCTCGCCCTCACGCTCTCGGGCCTCCGCAGGCTCAGCGACTACCACGCGGCCATGCGAGCCGGCACCGAGCACTGGGTGAGCAACTTCCCGCTCGACATTGACCCGACCGAGCGCCAGCTCACGGGGCGCGCCGTCGGTATCGTGGGCTTCGGCGGCATCGGCCAGCGCCTGGCCGAGCTGCTCGCGCCCTTCCACGTCGCACTGCGAACCTACGACCCCTTCCTGCCGAAAGCGGTGGCAAAGCGCTTCGGCGCCAGGCTCGTCGGCCTGATGGAACTGTGCCGCGAGTCCGAGATCGTCGTGCTGTGCGCCGCCAACAACGCCGGCACGCACCATCTGCTGGGGAAGAAGGAGATTGCGGCTCTCCAGAGGAATGCCTTGCTCGTGAATGTCGGCCGCGCCTGGCTCGTGGACATGCAGGCCCTCGAGCAGCGGCTGCGCAAGGGCGATCTCTTCGCGGCGCTCGACGTCTTCGAAAAGGAGCCGCTGGAGAAGGACTCGCCGCTGCGGACCCTGCCCAACGCCTGGCTCACGCCGCATCGCGCGGGCGCCCCGATGGAGTCGGTTGTGCGCATCGTGACGATGCTGGTGGACGACTTCGAGGCGTTCCTGCGCGGCCGGCCGCGCCAGCACGCCCTCACGCTCGACATGCTGCACTGCCTGCATGGCTAG
- a CDS encoding PIN domain-containing protein — translation MNYLFDSSVLVAGLVEIHPHHARAQPWLDRMGAGEITVFVTAHALAETYSGLTNLPITPRVQPHLAWELIRDTAAQARVVPITAADYQRTMQRVAQRGLAGGIVYDALIATVAARLNVDGLVTFNVRHFQRVWPEGHDRILAP, via the coding sequence GTGAACTATCTCTTCGACTCCTCGGTTCTTGTCGCCGGCCTCGTTGAGATCCATCCTCATCACGCTCGCGCACAGCCCTGGCTGGACAGGATGGGCGCCGGCGAGATCACAGTGTTCGTGACCGCTCACGCTCTGGCCGAGACGTATTCTGGGCTGACGAACCTGCCCATCACTCCCAGGGTCCAGCCACATCTGGCGTGGGAGCTGATCCGCGACACTGCGGCGCAGGCGCGCGTCGTTCCCATCACGGCGGCGGACTACCAGCGGACCATGCAGCGTGTGGCTCAGAGGGGGCTGGCCGGCGGGATCGTCTACGACGCCCTCATCGCCACCGTGGCGGCAAGACTCAATGTGGACGGGCTGGTCACGTTCAACGTGAGGCACTTCCAGCGCGTCTGGCCCGAGGGCCACGACCGCATCCTCGCGCCGTGA
- a CDS encoding Gfo/Idh/MocA family oxidoreductase — protein sequence MNRRTFVMGAAALSVAATRRSLAAEAPKATYRVGVIGHTGRGNYGHGLDTVWREVPGTQVVAVADADEKGLAAAVKRLNAPKGYADYRELLDREKPDLVSIGPRWLDQHRDMVVAAAERGVRGIYLEKPLCRTLAEADEMAAACERHGAKLAVAHQTRYSPRLPVVRELLRSGALGQVLELRGRGKEDARGGGEDLWVLGSHVLDLILVLGGEPKSCFATVLQGGRPISKADVKDGAEGIGPLAGDEVHATYRLASGATATFDSVRKAGGEPTRFGVQVFGSKGILELYPGYPGDVYLLPDPSWSPGRTGKKWLPVTSAGVDKPEPLQGGGLDAGNVAAVKDLLAAVEGDRQPECHLAEVRTATEMIVAVFESHRLGRPVAFPLQNRQNPLTMLP from the coding sequence ATGAACCGGCGCACGTTCGTGATGGGCGCGGCGGCCCTGTCCGTGGCCGCGACGCGGCGGAGTCTCGCGGCCGAAGCGCCGAAGGCGACGTACCGCGTCGGCGTCATCGGCCACACGGGCCGAGGCAACTATGGGCACGGCCTCGACACCGTGTGGCGCGAGGTGCCGGGCACGCAGGTGGTGGCCGTGGCCGATGCCGATGAGAAGGGCCTGGCCGCGGCGGTCAAGCGCCTGAACGCGCCGAAAGGCTACGCCGATTACCGCGAGCTGCTCGACAGGGAGAAGCCCGACCTCGTGAGCATCGGCCCCCGCTGGCTTGACCAGCACCGCGACATGGTCGTGGCCGCCGCCGAACGCGGCGTGCGGGGCATCTACCTCGAGAAGCCGCTGTGCCGCACGCTGGCCGAGGCCGACGAGATGGCCGCCGCCTGCGAAAGGCACGGCGCGAAACTCGCCGTCGCCCACCAGACCCGCTACAGCCCGCGGCTGCCCGTCGTCCGCGAACTCCTCCGCTCGGGCGCGCTCGGCCAGGTGCTCGAGCTCCGCGGCCGCGGCAAAGAGGACGCTCGGGGGGGAGGGGAGGACCTGTGGGTCCTCGGCAGCCACGTGCTCGACCTCATCCTCGTGCTCGGCGGCGAACCGAAATCGTGCTTCGCCACCGTGCTCCAGGGCGGCCGCCCGATCAGCAAGGCGGACGTGAAGGACGGCGCCGAAGGCATCGGCCCGCTCGCCGGCGACGAGGTGCATGCCACCTACCGCCTGGCCAGCGGCGCCACGGCCACGTTCGACTCCGTGCGCAAGGCGGGCGGCGAGCCCACCCGGTTCGGCGTGCAGGTGTTCGGCTCGAAGGGCATCCTCGAGCTCTATCCGGGCTACCCCGGCGACGTGTATCTCCTGCCCGACCCGTCCTGGTCGCCGGGCCGCACGGGCAAGAAGTGGCTGCCCGTCACGTCGGCCGGCGTAGACAAGCCCGAGCCGCTCCAGGGCGGGGGCCTGGACGCCGGCAACGTGGCGGCGGTCAAAGACCTCCTCGCGGCCGTCGAGGGCGACCGCCAGCCCGAATGCCACCTCGCCGAGGTGCGAACCGCCACCGAGATGATCGTCGCCGTCTTCGAGTCCCATCGCCTCGGCCGGCCCGTCGCCTTCCCGCTTCAGAACCGTCAGAATCCGTTGACCATGCTGCCATGA